A DNA window from Castanea sativa cultivar Marrone di Chiusa Pesio chromosome 7, ASM4071231v1 contains the following coding sequences:
- the LOC142642104 gene encoding glucan endo-1,3-beta-glucosidase-like produces MAPMLLLIGLLIAGLELTGAQSVGVCYGKNGNNLPADGEVVDLYKSNGIGRMRIYDPDQTTLNALKGSNIELIIGILNNNLQALTDATAATNWVQNNIRNYSPDVKFKYIAVGNEVHPGDAEAQFVLPAMQNIHNAIVAANLQDQIKVSTAIDTTLLGNSFPPSAGSFSDAANSYISPIINFLVSNGAPLLANVYPYFSYTNNPQDISLPYALFTSPGVVVTDGSLQYQNLFDALLDSLFFALEKAGAPNLQIVVSESGWPSEGGTAATVDNAGTYYKNLINHVKGGTPKKSGQAIETYLFAMFDENLKTGSEIEKHFGVFSPNKQLKYQISFG; encoded by the exons ATGGCTCCAATGTTGCTCCTTATTGGGCTTTTGATAGCCGGACTAGAATTAACAG GTGCACAATCTGTTGGTGTATGTTATGGAAAAAATGGAAACAATCTACCGGCTGATGGAGAAGTTGTTGATCTGTATAAAAGCAATGGCATTGGGAGGATGAGGATATATGACCCAGATCAAACAACTCTCAACGCCCTTAAAGGATCAAACATAGAACTCATCATTGGCATCCTTAACAACAATCTTCAAGCCCTCACTGATGCTACAGCTGCAACAAATTGGGTCCAAAACAACATAAGAAACTACTCGCCGGATGTCAAATTCAAATACATTGCTGTTGGGAATGAAGTACATCCTGGTGATGCTGAAGCCCAGTTTGTTCTACCTGCCATGCAAAACATACATAATGCAATTGTAGCTGCCAATTTACAAGATCAGATTAAGGTTTCAACAGCTATAGATACAACTTTGTTGGGAAATTCTTTCCCTCCATCAGCGGGTTCATTTAGTGATGCTGCAAATTCATATATAAGCCCAATCATCAACTTCCTAGTCAGTAATGGAGCACCACTTTTAGCCAATGTTTACCCTTACTTTAGCTATACCAATAACCCTCAAGACATAAGCCTTCCATATGCCTTATTTACTTCACCAGGGGTTGTGGTAACAGATGGTAGTCTTCAATACCAAAATCTTTTTGATGCATTGTTGGATTCACTCTTTTTTGCTCTTGAGAAAGCTGGTGCACCTAATCTACAAATTGTAGTATCAGAGAGTGGTTGGCCATCTGAAGGTGGTACTGCAGCTACGGTAGACAATGCAGGCACTTACTACAAGAATTTGATTAATCACGTGAAGGGTGGGACTCCGAAGAAGTCTGGACAAGCAATAGAAACTTATTTGTTTGCCATGTTTGATGAAAACCTCAAGACTGGATCAGAAATTGAGAAACATTTTGGTGTCTTCTCTCCTAATAAACAGCTCAAGTACCAAATTAGTTTCGGTTAG